The Vibrio tubiashii DNA window GGTTTTTCAGCGCTTTGGTTTATTGCCTCATCGCACTGTGGTCGACAATGTCGCTTATGGACTGGAAATTCAGAATATTGAAAAATCTCAACGGCTACAAAAAGCTAACCAATGGCTCGATACAGTCGGCTTGAAAGGCTATGAGAACCAGTACCCTTCACAACTTTCCGGTGGCCAACAACAACGTGTCGGATTGGCTCGTGCACTCTGTACTGATGCGGAAATTTTGTTAATGGATGAAGCTTTTTCTGCCCTCGACCCGCTGATCCGAAGCGAGATGCAAGATCAGTTAATCGAACTGCAAGAGAAGCTACACAAGACCATTATCTTCATTACCCACGACTTAGATGAAGCACTTCGTCTTGGTGACCGTATCGCCATTCTTAAAGATGGCGAACTTGTCCAGCAAGGCACACCAGATGAAATTTTGCTTCACCCTGCCGACGACTACGTTGAAGCCTTCGTTAAAGATGTCAACCGAGCGCGAGCCCTAACGGTTGAAACCGTTATGAACCCACCTGCGTACCGAATTACAGCAAACACGATTCAAGAAGCGATTGCTCAAATGAAGGGCTTTAAGCAGGACTATGCTTACCACGTTACCGAGGATGGCTATCAAGGCGTATTAACCAAAGAAGGCCTGCTCGATGCGGCTAAAGACACGACTAAGGAAGAGACCATTAAAGAGGAGTTCTATGAAGAAGTTCCTGCAGTTTCTCCAGATGCCGCGATTGAGGAAGTATTGGTCGATACCATGTCTTGTGATTACTCACTACCCGTTGTCGATGAAGACGGTAACTTGCAAGGTGAGTTAGAACGAAGCGCGGTGGCTGAAATATTCTCTGACAGCTCAGAGGAGGAAACATCACCAGCCCCAAAGTTGGATAAGGCCTCTTAGCTTCGGACAATACAAAAACGCCACTTGCAATCAATATAAGTGGCGTTTTTATTTCAACTTCTGAGTCTACGGCTCGTAATTCGGGTTCATCAAAGAGTAGCGGTATTCTTGGTCAGCCCTACCTTCAGCAAGCATTTGCAGCAGAACCAGTCCGGTAGTACTGACACCACATTTGATATCACAAGGCTCGTTGTAATCCAGTTCAACTGGCAATGAAGAGTGACTAGCAACCAAAGGGATATTACTCTCTTCAGGAACCGCTAACATATCCGTCTCTTCGGCAGCTGGTAGCGAAAACAGAAACAATTCCTTTTGTGCATCAGCGGCAAACGCCACCTTTGTTGCAGACAGTAGTACAACACCTAGCAGCGCAAATGTATTCAGTTTCATAATTCAGCCAAGTTTATAAATTCAACTGTATTATAGCTTTCGACTATCTATCAGCAACTAAAAAAGCTCCCGAAGGAGCTTTTGTGAATGTTTAAAAAGCCGGGCTAGTTACTTGTTGTTTCGACGCGCTTCCACAGCATCAGCAAGTTGGTGTAGGACTTTTTCAGTATCGTCCCAACCAATACACGCATCTGTGATTGACTGGCCGTAAGTTGGAGCTTGGCCATCAACCAGATCTTGACGACCTTCCACTAGATGAGATTCAATCATCACACCGAAGATAGCCTGTTCGCCACCAGCAAGCTGACCTGCAACATCTTCAGCAACAACCATCTGACGCTGATATTGCTTAGAGCTGTTTGCGTGACTGAAATCGATCATAACTTTTTGCGGTAGACCTGATGCTTCTAGCTCTTGCTTGATAGAACCAACATGGTCAGCGCTGTAGTTTGGCTCTTTACCACCACGAAGAATGATATGACAGTCTGGGTTACCCGCAGTCTCAATGATTGCAGAGTGACCATATTTAGTTACAGACAAGAAATGGTGCGAAGCACTTGCGCTGCGGATTGCATCAGACGCAATCTTAATGTTTCCGTCGGTACCATTCTTAAAACCAACTGGGCAAGAAATACCTGAAGCAAGCTCACGGTGAACCTGAGATTCGGTCGTACGCGCACCAATTGCCCCCCAGCTGATCAAATCTGCCACATACTGTGGGGTGATCATATCTAGGAACTCACTTGCCGTTGGCATACCCATGTCTGTCAGGTCTAGCAGCAGTTTACGACCCATGCGCAGACCGTCGTTGATCTTAAATGTATCGTTTAGGTATGGGTCATTAATTAGACCTTTCCAACCAACCGTTGTACGTGGTTTTTCAAAGTAAACACGCATAACAACTTCTAGGCGATCACCCAACTCATCACGCAGTACCTTAAGACGCTTGCCGTATTCGATTGCCGCTTCTGGGTCATGAATAGAACAAGGGCCGATGATCACAAGTAGACGATCATCTTCACCTTTTAAAATATTTGAAATGGCTTCACGAGAACGAAACGTAGTCGAAGAAGCAGATTCTGTTGCAGGAAACTTCTCTAAAACTGCAACTGGTGGTAATAACTCTTTAGATTTGTTAATTCGTACATCATCTGTTTGAAACATTGCTACTTCTTCCTATTACTCTTGGTTGAACGCATCACCGAAAGTGAGTGGTGAAAAAACGTTCACGCTTTCTTGTTCCTGTTCTGTGTAACTTATCTATCAAAAACCAAGGTTGCAACCACTAATTTCAATAAAAGGCAATATTTCTACTATTTTTACATTTTACATGATGTGTAAACAATTAATTACAGCCTTATAAATAGGGGGCTAGAGAAGATTTTTGTCCTCGTTTTTTATACCACCAGATGCATTATCAGTCTGATATTGCTAAGGTATTAATACAATAACAAAATCAGCAGATCGGGCATGAACGCCATAGAATTTACAAATGTCAGCAAGTGGTATGGTCAGTTCCAAGCACTCAAAGAAATAAATCTCAGTGTACGAAAAGGCGAAATTTTAGTCGTTTGTGGCCCTTCGGGATCCGGTAAATCCACCCTTATTCGAACCATAAACGGGTTAGAAACCCTAGACCAAGGGGAAATAACGGTTTTAGGCCAACTCAATTCAACCCTAGCCGCGGGCAAGGTGGGAATGGTGTTTCAACACTTCAACCTTTTTCCGCACCTCACTGTGCTAGAGAACTTAACACTCTCTCCAATACGCACACTCGGGCTGACTAAAAAAAAGGCAACTCAGCGCGCGCTGCAGTTTTTAAAACGAGTCAATATTGAAGAACAAGCCAATAAATACCCAGTGCAACTCTCTGGAGGACAACAGCAACGCGTCGCTATCGCCCGCTCACTGTGTATGCAGCCAGAAATATTGCTCTTTGATGAGCCGACTTCTGCCCTCGATCCCGAAACTATTCAAGAGGTGTTAGATGTCATGGTCGACTTAGCGCAGGATGGCATCACTATGATTTGCGTTACCCATGAAATGGGATTTGCCAAAAAAGTCGCAGACAGGGTGATCTTTATGGACCAAGGGCAAGTACTTGAAATGTCGACACCAGAGCAGCTTTTTTCCGCTCCGACACATCCAAGAACGCAGCAGTTCTTAGCACAAATATTGAGCCACTAAGAATGAAGAAAATAATCCAACCCGTTGCGTCTGCCCTGCTCCAAATCACCTTGCTCATCCTAGCCCTTGCTTGGTTGCTTGATTCTGGTGCTAAGAGTATGGGGTATCAGTGGCAGTGGGAGCGCGTACCCGATTACATAGCCTTCTATGAAGATGGCGAATGGTGGCCGGCTGAGCTCATTGAAGGTTTACTCATAACCATCAAGATATCTGCGATTAGCTTAGGATTTACGCTGCTCATTGGGCTGACAACGGCGCTACTTAAGCTGTCTAACTCGTGGGTAGGACGAGGTATCGCCACAGTGTACATTGAGGCGATTCGCAATACGCCTTTGCTTGTGCAGATATACTTGCTCTACTTTGTCTTTGGCCCAGCGATTGGATTAGACCGATTTTCGACGGCCGTTTTGGCACTGTCACTCTTTCAAGGTGCCTATACCGCAGAGATCTTCCGAGGTGGTTTAAACAGCATAGCCAAAGGGCAATTTGAGGCAGCGAAATCTCTCGGCCTTAGCCCATTTTACACCTACTACGACGTGATATTGCCTCAGTTGATTCAACGTACACTTCCTCCGTTAACCAACGAGGTGGTGTCTCTGATTAAGAACTCATCCATTGTCAGTGTGATGGCAATTTTCGATCTCACTACCGAGGGACGCAATATCGTCTCGGAAACCGCTATGCCATTTGAAATCTGGTTTACTGTGGCTGCTATCTACCTCGCCTTGACGCTGACACTGTCAGGGCTTTCTGCTTGGCTAGAACATAAACTCGGCGCTAGTTGGCGCACACAATAAAGGACGTCTCTATGAAAAACATAGGAAGAAAACTCATCTCAAGGAATGGATTCAAGGCTGCAATTACGGCTCTACTAGGTTTAGCGATTAGTTTGCCTGCATTGGCTTCAGAAACGCCCAACTTAGACAAAATTAATGAGCGCGGAACATTACGCGTTGGTATGTCGACCTTCGTTCCTTGGGCAATGCGGGATAAGCAAGGAGAGCTAATTGGTTTTGAAATCGATGTAGCAAAACGCTTGGCGAAAGATTCCGGTTGGCAAGTTGAGTTTGTTCCTACGGCTTGGGATGGCATTATTCCAGCTCTACTAGCAAAGAAATTTGATGTCATCATCGGCGGTATGAGTATAACTCCCGAACGTTCAAAGAGTGTGCTGTTCTCTGCTCCCTACTCTCATTCTGGTGTTCAAGTGGCGGCGAACAAAGAGCTCGCGGAAGGATTCTCTGAATTTAGTGACTTCAACTCTCGACGAGTAAAAATTGCAGCCCGTCGCGGAGCTTTTACCGTGCAAGTCGCTCGTGAAACCTTCCCTAAAGCTAAAATTCTTCAATTTGATGATGATGCGCAAGCTTTCCAAGAAGTACTGAATGGCAACGCTCATGCGGTCATCGCGTCGAGCCCAAAACCAGAGCATGAAGCGGTTAAAAATAGCGACAAACTCTTTATTCCATTCACGGAACGTTTGTCTAAAGGCAACGAAGCGTTTGCTGTTCGTTTAGGCGAGGCCGACAAAGAGGCTTTCTTTAACCAGTGGATTCAAGCTCGTACTCAAGACGGATGGCTGGAACAACGTTATGAGTATTGGTTCTCGACTTTAGACTGGCAAGATCAGATCGCATCTGGTCAATAACCTGATTGGCTCCAACTTATCAAAGTGAGTTGGGGCCACTTTTGTGGAATAAACAAGCACGTGACTAAAAGCAACACACTAACTTCAATCGCCCCACCAGTCGTTAAGCGCTCGACTAACAAGCTCGATGTCCTTCTTTTACTGATGTTGGCGGGGTTAAGTTACTGGATATACGACCGTTCTTCTGTCGGTATTAACTACACTTGGCGTTGGCAAGAAGCTTTCTCTTTGCTGTTTACGCCAAGAGCAGATGGCTCTCTGCCCTACTTTTTTCAGGGTTTGATCTCTACTTTGCGCCTGAGTGTTTGGGGAATGGTTCTAGCGTTGAGTTTAGGAACGGCACTGGGTGTCGCTCGCCACTCTAAAATCACTCTCTTTTCTGTACCGGCAAACATGTTCGTTCAACTTATACGAAATATCCCTCCTCTGGTGTTTGTCTTTATTTTTTACTTTTTCATCTCTAACCAACTGATTCCATTACTGGGTTTAGAAAGTTTGCTACGAGAGCATTCTGGGGAAGTAAACTGGCTACAGTCCACCTTATTTGGCCCTGCCAACCTTTGGGAAAACCTACTATCGGGTGTGTTATGTGTTGGTCTACTATCAGCGGCGTACGTTGCTGAGGTGGTGCGCTCCGGCTTATCGGGCATCCCTAAAGGGCAATGGGAAGCGGCAGATTCGTTAGGTATCAGCGGATGGACTAAATACCGCTATGTGATAGCACCGCAAGTTCTCGCAGCGATAACCCCCGCATTAGCAGGACAAGCAATTTCCTTGGTCAAAGACACATCCATCGTGTCGCTGATTTCAATCCAAGAGATGACATTTGTTGGCACTGAGATCGCCAACTCTTCAGGTTTGATTTTTGAAATCTGGTTGATAGTTGGACTTTGCTATCTTTTGATCTGTTTATCTTTATCTCTATTGTTCAAAAAACTAGAGAAACAAAGCTTGAAGCACCTTAATCGCTAAGGCATGTTCGGCGCGGTTAGGATGTATTTATTCTGATTGTTCGCAGTACTAGGTAGCCCCTCTGCCAAGAGGAAATTTAAGTTTTAGGAAGCTGACATAAAGTAAAGCGCCTACGGTCACGCATACAAGATTGATACTCAGATCGAGGAATGAAAACTCGCGTAGAGGATTAAACATTTGCAGAAACTCGTCTAAACTGACCAGAGCCAACAAGCCTAATACCCATGGCGACAGCACCAAACGATGATAATGATAGTAAGAGAATGGTGTTGACCACGCAGCGATAAACCCGAGTGTGGTGGCTACCGTTGCGTGAAGCACCCATGCACCACCCAATAGCACTTCAAGCGCTCTTATTGAGTCGCCATGAAAGTCAAACGACTTTGCCAACGACGCCCCACCGCCTACAGCCATTAGGCCAAAAAGAACAATCAATCTTTTACTAAAAAGCTGCGTAGCTAGGTACATAGAGCGCTCTATTCAAAATAAAAACGCTCAGTAGACTAGCCGAAGTTGATAGCAGAAAAAAGACCATCTCGGCTTCGTCTTATAATTTAGACAGTTATGTAATGATCCACCAGAAGAAGCAAGAATAGAAACATTAGGTGATAGATAGAAAACTTAAACGTTTCAATCGCAGATTTCTCATCTGGGTTAAATTTAAGTTTCCAAGCGTGACCAATAAAGCCTAAGCTCAGAATTGTCGAACCAACCCAATACAATGTTCCCGCCATACCGACTAAAGCAGGCAGCAAACAGACTAAAGCAAGTAACACGGTATAGAGCAAGATAGATGTTTTAGTGTATTCAACACCGTGGGTAACAGGCAGCATTGGAATATCCGCTTTTGCGTAGTCATCTTTACGGTGAATCGCTAGCGCCCAAAAATGTGGCGGTGTCCAGATGAAGATAATCATCACTAGCAGCCAACCGTTGGCGTGCATCTCTCCAGTCACAGCTGTCCAACCTAATAGTGGTGGCATGGCACCCGCTATCCCTGCAATAACAATATTCTGCGGTGTCGCACGCTTTAAATACATGGTGTACACCACAGCATAACCAAGCAAACTCGCAAAGGTTAACCATGCCGTTAAAGCGTTTACGCCGATATAAAGAACGGCAAATCCCAATGCTCCAATAGCAACCGCGAATGCGAATACATGGCTTGAGTTTATTTCTCCTGATGGCAGTGGCCTTTTGTAAGTTCGAGCCATAATGGCATCAATGCGCTGGTCTATAAGATGATTAAACGCTGCCGCCGAACCTGCCATCAAGCCAATACCTACTAGTCCAAGCACTGTGCCTTGCACGGGTAGCGCGCCAGGAACCGCAAGACACATCCCAACTACCGCGGTCAGTAGCATCAGAGCGACGACTTTAGGCTTAGTCAGAGCCAAATAGCTACGCCATAGCGCTCTCTCTTGAGCAGTAACAGATAGTGTTTTACTCATGCGCACTCTCCTTATTAATCAGAGCAGAATCCATTGCAGACTGATGACTGGTTTGCCAAATGAGATAGTTGGTTCGTAATACGATCAAGAGCAACAAAGCCGCCCCTAAATTGTGTGCCACTGCGACAACCAAAGGTAAGCTCAATAATACGTTACCGATGCCCAGTGCAATTTGAATAGCGAGCATCAGCAATAACCCTTTCGCCACTTTGATATACGCTTGTTTCTTCTCCGCGAGCAGCATAAACACGAGTGCCGAAACAAACAGAGTAACGACAACCGCCCCCACTCGATGCGTAACATGAATCGTCATCCGCGCGCCATAATCTAACGTGCCAAACTCATAGCTTTCTTGT harbors:
- a CDS encoding quaternary amine ABC transporter ATP-binding protein, whose amino-acid sequence is MTKPLIEISGLYKVFGQKPKSVMERVKQGDSKDKVLAETGHTVGLKEINLQINQGEIFVIMGLSGSGKSTLIRHFNRLIDPTEGQILVEGTDVMKLSQKELEEFRRHKMSMVFQRFGLLPHRTVVDNVAYGLEIQNIEKSQRLQKANQWLDTVGLKGYENQYPSQLSGGQQQRVGLARALCTDAEILLMDEAFSALDPLIRSEMQDQLIELQEKLHKTIIFITHDLDEALRLGDRIAILKDGELVQQGTPDEILLHPADDYVEAFVKDVNRARALTVETVMNPPAYRITANTIQEAIAQMKGFKQDYAYHVTEDGYQGVLTKEGLLDAAKDTTKEETIKEEFYEEVPAVSPDAAIEEVLVDTMSCDYSLPVVDEDGNLQGELERSAVAEIFSDSSEEETSPAPKLDKAS
- the aroG gene encoding 3-deoxy-7-phosphoheptulonate synthase AroG, which translates into the protein MFQTDDVRINKSKELLPPVAVLEKFPATESASSTTFRSREAISNILKGEDDRLLVIIGPCSIHDPEAAIEYGKRLKVLRDELGDRLEVVMRVYFEKPRTTVGWKGLINDPYLNDTFKINDGLRMGRKLLLDLTDMGMPTASEFLDMITPQYVADLISWGAIGARTTESQVHRELASGISCPVGFKNGTDGNIKIASDAIRSASASHHFLSVTKYGHSAIIETAGNPDCHIILRGGKEPNYSADHVGSIKQELEASGLPQKVMIDFSHANSSKQYQRQMVVAEDVAGQLAGGEQAIFGVMIESHLVEGRQDLVDGQAPTYGQSITDACIGWDDTEKVLHQLADAVEARRNNK
- a CDS encoding amino acid ABC transporter ATP-binding protein, whose product is MNAIEFTNVSKWYGQFQALKEINLSVRKGEILVVCGPSGSGKSTLIRTINGLETLDQGEITVLGQLNSTLAAGKVGMVFQHFNLFPHLTVLENLTLSPIRTLGLTKKKATQRALQFLKRVNIEEQANKYPVQLSGGQQQRVAIARSLCMQPEILLFDEPTSALDPETIQEVLDVMVDLAQDGITMICVTHEMGFAKKVADRVIFMDQGQVLEMSTPEQLFSAPTHPRTQQFLAQILSH
- a CDS encoding amino acid ABC transporter permease — encoded protein: MKKIIQPVASALLQITLLILALAWLLDSGAKSMGYQWQWERVPDYIAFYEDGEWWPAELIEGLLITIKISAISLGFTLLIGLTTALLKLSNSWVGRGIATVYIEAIRNTPLLVQIYLLYFVFGPAIGLDRFSTAVLALSLFQGAYTAEIFRGGLNSIAKGQFEAAKSLGLSPFYTYYDVILPQLIQRTLPPLTNEVVSLIKNSSIVSVMAIFDLTTEGRNIVSETAMPFEIWFTVAAIYLALTLTLSGLSAWLEHKLGASWRTQ
- a CDS encoding transporter substrate-binding domain-containing protein; the encoded protein is MKNIGRKLISRNGFKAAITALLGLAISLPALASETPNLDKINERGTLRVGMSTFVPWAMRDKQGELIGFEIDVAKRLAKDSGWQVEFVPTAWDGIIPALLAKKFDVIIGGMSITPERSKSVLFSAPYSHSGVQVAANKELAEGFSEFSDFNSRRVKIAARRGAFTVQVARETFPKAKILQFDDDAQAFQEVLNGNAHAVIASSPKPEHEAVKNSDKLFIPFTERLSKGNEAFAVRLGEADKEAFFNQWIQARTQDGWLEQRYEYWFSTLDWQDQIASGQ
- a CDS encoding amino acid ABC transporter permease, which gives rise to MTKSNTLTSIAPPVVKRSTNKLDVLLLLMLAGLSYWIYDRSSVGINYTWRWQEAFSLLFTPRADGSLPYFFQGLISTLRLSVWGMVLALSLGTALGVARHSKITLFSVPANMFVQLIRNIPPLVFVFIFYFFISNQLIPLLGLESLLREHSGEVNWLQSTLFGPANLWENLLSGVLCVGLLSAAYVAEVVRSGLSGIPKGQWEAADSLGISGWTKYRYVIAPQVLAAITPALAGQAISLVKDTSIVSLISIQEMTFVGTEIANSSGLIFEIWLIVGLCYLLICLSLSLLFKKLEKQSLKHLNR
- the cyoE gene encoding heme o synthase yields the protein MSKTLSVTAQERALWRSYLALTKPKVVALMLLTAVVGMCLAVPGALPVQGTVLGLVGIGLMAGSAAAFNHLIDQRIDAIMARTYKRPLPSGEINSSHVFAFAVAIGALGFAVLYIGVNALTAWLTFASLLGYAVVYTMYLKRATPQNIVIAGIAGAMPPLLGWTAVTGEMHANGWLLVMIIFIWTPPHFWALAIHRKDDYAKADIPMLPVTHGVEYTKTSILLYTVLLALVCLLPALVGMAGTLYWVGSTILSLGFIGHAWKLKFNPDEKSAIETFKFSIYHLMFLFLLLLVDHYITV